A section of the Roseivirga sp. BDSF3-8 genome encodes:
- a CDS encoding sulfotransferase family 2 domain-containing protein — protein sequence MDKLKTENYPIIFTHVPRSGGTTLNSILKNIYPGKSHYTFYVQEKGGTVQKAIQDFKNLPSADKKQLKLLTGHTSFGIHEGIHEHPTYLTLLRDPVKRLISYYYYILGNDGHYLHQVLLRNRMALEEFLKGNLSTELDNIQVRQLSGDTHLRFGQCNEGTLEKAKANLDKWYPVFGITEKFDESLILFKEYFRWKSPYYIPLNTISYDKSQGDLANDTLHYILRLNQYDLALYEYASKRFNTMIQRIENFDQKLIRFQKANHTISKLGSKKRNYGLYFWNTYQQLLGTP from the coding sequence ATGGATAAGTTGAAAACAGAAAATTACCCCATTATATTTACCCATGTGCCCAGAAGCGGAGGGACTACGCTGAATAGTATTTTGAAAAATATATATCCGGGTAAGTCACACTACACCTTCTATGTGCAGGAAAAAGGCGGCACTGTTCAGAAAGCAATTCAGGATTTTAAAAACCTGCCTTCTGCTGATAAGAAGCAGTTAAAACTACTTACCGGGCATACCAGCTTCGGGATACATGAAGGGATTCATGAACATCCTACTTATCTGACCCTCCTGCGTGACCCCGTAAAAAGGCTTATTTCCTATTACTATTATATTCTGGGAAATGATGGCCATTACCTGCACCAGGTATTGCTGCGTAACCGTATGGCACTAGAGGAATTTCTGAAGGGTAACCTGAGTACTGAGCTGGATAATATACAGGTACGACAGCTTTCCGGCGATACCCACCTAAGATTCGGTCAGTGCAATGAGGGTACTTTGGAAAAAGCTAAAGCCAACCTGGATAAATGGTACCCGGTATTTGGGATAACAGAGAAGTTTGATGAAAGCCTCATCCTGTTTAAAGAATATTTCAGATGGAAGTCACCCTATTACATTCCGTTGAATACCATTTCCTATGATAAAAGCCAGGGTGACCTGGCCAATGATACCCTGCACTATATACTGCGACTGAACCAGTATGACCTGGCCCTGTATGAGTATGCCTCAAAACGGTTTAATACCATGATCCAGCGTATTGAGAATTTCGACCAAAAGTTAATCCGGTTTCAGAAAGCGAATCACACAATTTCAAAATTAGGTAGTAAAAAAAGAAACTACGGGCTTTACTTCTGGAACACTTATCAACAGCTATTAGGAACCCCTTGA
- a CDS encoding pyridoxal-phosphate dependent enzyme codes for MITQIAEIKRFIGNTPVKKLNLPESEASLYAKLEYYNLTGSVKDRPAVHIMGKAVENGLINKDTYVVESTSGNFGIALATVCKSIGVRFIPVLDPNTSPEKEKMLKLLSHRIIHVTERDETGGFLLNRIKAVEEFKAKNANTFHPNQYENPNNYGSYSLSLAEEIIRDFPRLDYLFVSVSSGGTIVGLAKRLKQHYPSVKIVPVDVSGSLIFSSMPGIRHIPGLGSGKRCIFLDEVDLEECMILHEEKIVEGCQSLLKEQNLFAGGSSGAVYYAAREYLTAHARAGEKGLIICPDRGNDYINTIYNPAWIEEKYHSEHAVI; via the coding sequence ATGATTACCCAGATTGCGGAAATAAAAAGATTTATCGGCAATACACCGGTCAAAAAACTGAACCTGCCGGAGTCCGAAGCTTCCCTGTACGCTAAATTGGAGTATTACAACCTTACCGGTAGCGTAAAAGACCGCCCTGCTGTACACATTATGGGCAAGGCAGTAGAAAACGGGCTTATTAACAAGGATACATATGTTGTAGAGTCTACTTCAGGAAACTTTGGTATTGCCCTGGCCACCGTATGTAAGTCTATAGGCGTACGGTTTATTCCCGTCCTTGATCCAAATACATCTCCTGAAAAGGAAAAGATGCTAAAGCTTCTTTCTCACCGCATTATTCATGTGACTGAGAGAGACGAAACAGGCGGATTTTTGCTGAACAGGATCAAGGCGGTAGAAGAGTTTAAAGCAAAAAACGCAAACACCTTTCATCCTAACCAGTACGAAAACCCTAATAACTACGGCAGTTACTCACTATCCTTAGCTGAAGAAATCATACGGGATTTTCCCCGTCTGGACTATCTGTTTGTAAGTGTAAGCAGTGGAGGTACCATTGTAGGCCTTGCAAAAAGGCTCAAGCAGCACTATCCGTCAGTAAAGATCGTACCGGTAGACGTTAGCGGCTCACTTATATTTTCCAGCATGCCCGGTATTCGCCATATTCCCGGCCTTGGGTCTGGCAAAAGGTGTATTTTTCTTGATGAAGTAGACCTCGAAGAATGCATGATTCTTCATGAAGAGAAGATAGTAGAAGGGTGCCAGAGCCTTCTGAAAGAGCAAAACCTTTTTGCTGGAGGATCCAGTGGCGCAGTATACTATGCGGCCAGGGAATACCTTACTGCCCATGCCAGGGCCGGCGAAAAAGGCCTTATCATTTGCCCTGACAGGGGAAATGATTACATAAATACCATATACAACCCTGCCTGGATAGAGGAAAAGTATCATTCGGAACACGCAGTTATATAA
- the sbnB gene encoding 2,3-diaminopropionate biosynthesis protein SbnB — protein sequence MLYINEETILTVGINWTDAVDAIVKAADALDKKSFSQPVKPYLRYKNPKNRIIAMPAYIGGDFEVAGIKWISSFPDNIHNNIKRAHSVIILNEESTGRPISVINTPIVSGIRTAAVTGALIREVFSVNPPEKKINFGIIGFGPIGQLHLQMVMSLFGDYIDRVLIYDLRPLNQEAIPADIASKVEVARSWEEVYTHSDVFMTCTVSSSPYIDKAPPKGSLQLNVSLRDYQPEIMHHIDRMVVDNWEEICRENTDVENMHLKHGLQKEDTIDISQALVGEGLKDLRRDQTLMFNPMGMAVFDMAIGKMFYNKAMEKNAGVSLAD from the coding sequence ATGTTATACATTAACGAAGAAACCATCTTAACAGTGGGCATCAATTGGACTGATGCAGTCGATGCTATTGTAAAAGCCGCTGATGCCCTGGATAAAAAATCATTTAGCCAGCCAGTAAAGCCTTATTTGCGGTATAAGAATCCGAAAAACCGCATTATTGCTATGCCTGCATACATAGGGGGTGATTTTGAGGTAGCTGGTATAAAATGGATTTCAAGTTTTCCTGATAATATTCATAATAATATTAAGCGTGCTCATTCCGTCATCATATTAAATGAAGAAAGTACCGGACGGCCGATTTCTGTAATCAATACCCCTATAGTCAGTGGTATTCGTACAGCAGCTGTTACAGGAGCACTTATCCGTGAAGTCTTCTCGGTTAATCCTCCTGAGAAGAAGATAAATTTTGGCATTATCGGATTCGGACCTATAGGTCAGCTACACCTGCAGATGGTAATGTCCCTTTTTGGAGATTATATTGATAGGGTTCTGATATACGACCTAAGGCCCCTTAACCAGGAAGCTATTCCTGCAGACATTGCTTCAAAGGTAGAAGTAGCCCGGAGCTGGGAGGAGGTTTATACTCATTCTGATGTATTTATGACCTGTACAGTTTCATCCAGCCCTTATATAGATAAGGCCCCGCCCAAAGGTTCATTGCAACTCAATGTTTCCCTCCGCGACTACCAGCCGGAGATAATGCATCATATAGACAGAATGGTGGTGGACAACTGGGAAGAAATATGCCGCGAAAATACCGATGTGGAGAACATGCATCTTAAGCACGGTCTGCAGAAAGAAGATACAATAGACATAAGCCAGGCACTGGTAGGAGAAGGGTTGAAAGACCTGCGCCGTGACCAGACCCTTATGTTTAACCCCATGGGTATGGCAGTGTTTGATATGGCTATTGGAAAAATGTTCTATAACAAAGCAATGGAAAAGAACGCCGGAGTATCACTTGCTGATTAA
- a CDS encoding cyclic peptide export ABC transporter, producing MNLLKLVFRVNSRKLLYFTIFGLISGLANTAVLVLLNRHLVLLTKDQEVPVLWYAIGYGIAILVFVMFNRMLSGRLIRFTHQSLFGMRLEIIRNLFGTDVENLRKSRDEIYVSLTRDINLVADSFFYITQVLSALITILCCFIYLGVLSLTMLLITMGVLLLGVGVYMLMLKSINIDLREGRGKAEGFMKYLNQVLNGSKEIKINPRKGADIYNNYLTPVLGEAKDRFSSGFSGLVNARVIGQLMLLSYIAVILLVVPGQYPNLIPLLINFAFILLYVIRPIEVIINILPPITVANISAKRIIELKEKLAKESYGNADNTSSQFYDIEVESLEMQDLVYEYKSESGDSFALGPVNWKVRAGEMIFIHGGNGSGKTTFIKNLLGLYRPTAGEILVNGIPVTEEDLAAYRSHFTTVFSDFHLFDRLYGINNPDAERVRTYLELFEIDHKVSWTEGGFSTTELSTGQRKRLALIASLMEERPLIVLDEWASDQDPQFRKKFYEEILPLLKQQGITVIAITHDDRYFHISDRLYKMEYGKITEDDSYRTTAAPYVAENKGMLPFAHCSGKPQDRAIFHKETGEVPGPRKRKKLVRVIALMALCTLWIAGTFYKLPGVAPAGYLLGYSQGIASVPIESKEDLVLQTNFNGSVSISIDTLGIPHIFGKDAPSVAYGLGYMHAKDRYFQMEMMCQMVQGRLSESLGKKAVNLDRFWVSKEVDSKARQVLQDFKSSDPELYTYIHAYGEGVREYLQSRQAKTFPEYAVLGKQPMEWEDHHSLMVSWYMSFVLSFTDVHVQRQIMLEKLPADVLQILFPLHPDNQEYIIPSPDSKTVEPRVIAQLKANPALTSIHEFDMLQYYDGKGSNNWAISDEKSAMNEAVLCNDPHLALSLPTPFYEVQLACPEFHAYGFSLPAAPFVISGHNENIAWGITNAEWDVSERYLLKVNPENPNQYEVDGAWKNMERKDFVLQYPNGKDTTLHIKYTDFGQVIETDSSTYAFMWHPGQKNYSFKAFYGLGKAKNWDNFREALSYYSYPPQNFVYADKENNIGMLCAGKMPLKPAGYAGGLLDGTQSVNWEYIPIDSLPQVYNPSRNFVSSANQEPVNNGTYYNFHWAKDNFRAKRINQVLSSTEKIEVQDLKDLFEDQKDLSVALLQQLLMKYRLDAASPVNDEFMNWNGTMEANGYLPVVSELIRKHIVEEVTGSVIAAYGLPEESPVWTPSFKQIGEYFIENDTLTLDHTFLMGRGILTVALQKTDSALHNKYGDDWRKKADYGTDSEVLISNISGIPGLGARVPAFGGNKNTVNVHSNVHAAFRSMVIMSEPVQSYMVLAGGQSGKWNNANYRDQLGNWKDNDMRKTQFSNRESQLRGITQTIKILPK from the coding sequence ATGAATCTGCTAAAACTGGTCTTCCGTGTTAACTCACGGAAGCTGCTTTACTTTACTATCTTCGGACTTATTTCCGGACTGGCAAATACTGCTGTACTCGTCCTTCTCAACCGCCACCTTGTCCTGTTGACAAAAGATCAGGAAGTGCCGGTCTTGTGGTATGCTATAGGATACGGAATAGCCATTCTCGTATTTGTAATGTTTAACCGTATGCTCTCCGGCAGGCTTATACGGTTTACTCACCAGTCATTGTTTGGTATGAGGCTCGAGATTATCAGAAACCTCTTCGGGACTGATGTGGAAAACCTCAGAAAGTCCAGGGATGAAATATACGTAAGCCTTACAAGAGATATAAACCTGGTAGCAGATTCATTCTTTTATATCACACAGGTGTTATCCGCCCTAATCACCATCCTTTGCTGCTTCATATACCTTGGGGTTCTGTCTCTCACCATGCTGTTAATCACCATGGGCGTATTGTTACTGGGCGTAGGCGTATATATGCTTATGCTTAAAAGTATCAATATTGACCTGAGAGAAGGCCGCGGGAAAGCAGAAGGTTTTATGAAATACCTTAACCAGGTACTTAATGGGTCTAAGGAGATCAAAATAAACCCTCGTAAAGGTGCTGATATATACAACAACTACCTCACACCCGTACTGGGCGAAGCCAAAGACCGCTTTAGCAGTGGTTTTTCCGGCCTCGTAAATGCCAGGGTAATAGGGCAGCTGATGCTACTATCCTACATAGCCGTTATCCTGTTAGTAGTACCCGGGCAGTACCCCAACCTGATACCCCTCCTTATCAACTTTGCCTTTATTCTGCTTTATGTTATAAGGCCTATAGAGGTTATTATCAATATACTTCCGCCCATAACAGTAGCCAATATTTCTGCAAAACGCATAATCGAGCTAAAAGAAAAACTGGCAAAAGAAAGTTATGGTAATGCTGATAATACATCTTCGCAGTTCTACGATATAGAAGTAGAATCACTTGAGATGCAAGACCTCGTATATGAGTATAAATCTGAAAGCGGTGATTCATTTGCCCTAGGTCCGGTAAACTGGAAGGTTAGGGCCGGTGAGATGATATTCATACATGGAGGAAACGGCAGTGGTAAAACCACTTTTATAAAAAACCTGCTAGGACTTTACAGGCCTACCGCCGGGGAGATATTAGTAAATGGTATTCCTGTAACAGAAGAAGACCTTGCTGCATACCGCAGCCATTTTACTACAGTATTCAGTGATTTTCACCTTTTCGATAGATTATATGGCATAAATAACCCTGATGCTGAAAGAGTACGAACCTACCTGGAGCTATTTGAGATCGATCATAAGGTAAGCTGGACAGAAGGCGGCTTCAGTACCACAGAACTATCTACGGGGCAGCGTAAGAGGCTAGCCCTAATAGCCAGTTTAATGGAAGAAAGGCCCCTCATTGTACTGGATGAGTGGGCTTCAGATCAGGACCCGCAGTTTAGAAAGAAGTTCTACGAAGAAATTTTACCCCTTTTAAAGCAACAGGGCATTACCGTAATAGCCATCACCCACGACGACAGGTATTTCCATATTTCAGATAGGCTGTATAAAATGGAGTATGGAAAAATAACCGAAGATGATTCTTATAGGACTACTGCTGCTCCTTATGTAGCAGAAAATAAAGGTATGCTTCCTTTTGCACATTGCTCAGGTAAGCCTCAAGACAGAGCCATATTTCATAAGGAAACAGGTGAGGTCCCCGGACCACGAAAAAGGAAAAAGCTTGTGAGAGTTATAGCCCTTATGGCCCTGTGTACATTGTGGATAGCAGGCACTTTTTATAAACTTCCGGGAGTGGCGCCCGCAGGCTATCTGCTTGGCTACTCTCAGGGCATAGCTTCAGTACCTATCGAGTCTAAGGAAGACCTGGTACTGCAAACCAATTTTAACGGCAGCGTAAGCATATCCATAGACACCCTTGGTATACCCCACATTTTCGGTAAAGATGCACCATCCGTAGCTTATGGGCTGGGGTATATGCACGCAAAAGACCGTTACTTTCAAATGGAAATGATGTGCCAAATGGTGCAGGGCCGTTTGTCTGAAAGCCTTGGAAAGAAAGCAGTCAATTTGGACCGTTTCTGGGTGTCAAAGGAAGTGGACAGTAAAGCACGCCAGGTTCTGCAGGATTTCAAATCCTCAGACCCGGAGTTGTACACATACATACACGCCTACGGCGAAGGGGTACGTGAATACCTCCAATCCAGGCAGGCGAAAACCTTTCCGGAGTATGCTGTGCTTGGCAAACAACCTATGGAGTGGGAAGACCACCATTCTTTAATGGTATCATGGTACATGAGCTTCGTATTGTCATTTACCGATGTGCACGTACAGCGGCAGATCATGCTCGAAAAGCTTCCTGCAGATGTGCTTCAGATCTTGTTTCCTCTGCATCCCGATAACCAGGAATACATTATTCCTTCACCGGATAGTAAGACTGTCGAGCCCAGGGTAATTGCACAGCTTAAGGCTAACCCAGCCCTCACTTCCATTCATGAATTTGATATGCTGCAGTATTATGATGGAAAAGGAAGTAATAACTGGGCCATTTCAGATGAAAAGTCTGCAATGAATGAGGCCGTGCTGTGTAATGACCCTCACCTTGCTCTTTCACTACCTACTCCTTTTTACGAAGTTCAGCTGGCCTGCCCTGAGTTTCATGCCTATGGTTTTTCCCTGCCTGCAGCTCCTTTTGTAATCAGCGGGCACAATGAAAATATTGCCTGGGGTATTACCAATGCAGAATGGGACGTTTCCGAAAGGTACTTGCTAAAGGTAAATCCTGAAAACCCAAACCAGTATGAGGTAGATGGCGCATGGAAAAATATGGAAAGAAAAGACTTTGTGCTACAATACCCGAATGGTAAGGACACCACACTCCATATTAAATACACGGATTTTGGCCAGGTGATTGAAACCGACAGCAGCACCTATGCTTTTATGTGGCACCCCGGACAGAAGAATTATTCTTTTAAAGCCTTTTACGGCCTCGGCAAAGCAAAAAACTGGGATAATTTCCGTGAAGCACTTTCTTATTACAGCTATCCCCCTCAGAACTTTGTATATGCGGATAAGGAAAATAATATAGGAATGTTGTGCGCCGGAAAAATGCCCTTAAAACCTGCCGGTTATGCAGGCGGGCTGCTGGATGGTACTCAGTCCGTAAACTGGGAGTATATACCTATCGACAGCCTGCCGCAGGTTTATAACCCTAGTAGGAATTTCGTGTCTTCCGCTAATCAGGAGCCTGTCAATAACGGCACCTACTATAACTTTCACTGGGCCAAGGACAATTTCAGGGCTAAAAGGATAAACCAGGTGCTGAGCAGCACCGAGAAAATAGAGGTTCAGGACCTTAAAGACCTTTTCGAAGACCAGAAGGATCTTTCCGTAGCCTTATTGCAGCAACTGCTCATGAAGTACCGGCTGGATGCTGCCAGTCCCGTAAATGATGAATTCATGAATTGGAATGGTACCATGGAAGCAAATGGGTATTTGCCTGTAGTATCAGAGCTTATACGCAAGCATATAGTAGAGGAAGTGACAGGCAGCGTAATTGCGGCCTATGGACTGCCTGAGGAGTCCCCGGTATGGACCCCCTCATTCAAACAAATAGGAGAGTACTTTATAGAGAATGATACCCTTACTCTCGACCATACCTTCCTTATGGGCAGAGGTATATTAACGGTAGCTCTTCAGAAAACTGATTCTGCTTTGCATAATAAATACGGAGATGACTGGAGGAAAAAGGCAGATTACGGTACTGACTCTGAAGTGCTTATAAGTAATATTAGTGGTATTCCCGGCCTGGGGGCAAGGGTGCCTGCTTTTGGAGGAAATAAAAATACTGTGAACGTCCATTCTAATGTTCATGCCGCATTCAGGTCTATGGTAATTATGAGTGAGCCTGTACAGTCCTACATGGTACTGGCCGGCGGACAGAGTGGTAAATGGAATAATGCAAACTATAGAGACCAGTTGGGCAACTGGAAAGATAACGACATGCGAAAAACCCAGTTTTCCAACCGGGAAAGCCAGCTCAGGGGCATAACC